In the Pontibacillus sp. HMF3514 genome, AAACGTTCAGTTTTGTTTGTAACGCATAATATTGAAGAAGCATTGTTTTTATCTGATCGAGTCATTGTGTTATCAGACCGACCAGCGCGAGTAAAAAAAGAGTTTAAGATCCCTTTTGATAGGCCCAGGGATGAATCGTTACTTCTAACGGGGGAGTTTTTAGAATGGAAAAAAGCGATCTACAATGAATTAAGGATGATAACATGAAACACCGAATTATAGATGCTCATATTCATTTAGATATGTATGGATTAGAAGATCAAGAAAAGATATTACAAGATTTAGATTATGAAAACGTTGAAGCTCTTATCGCTGTTTCGAATCATATTGAGTCCGCCAGAAGAAACTTGGAACTTGCTCATTTGGATCAACGTGTAAAACCTGCTATTGGATGGCATCCTGAACAACCACTCCCATCAGATGATGAAGCAGATGAATTGTTGAAGATGTTAGAGGTGCATAAAGATCAAATTGTTGCAGTTGGCGAAGTAGGATTGCCATATTATATGAGGAAAGAACATGGTGGGATAGAGCTGAAACCTTACTTAGAGCTTTTAGAAACTTTTGTGAAAAAAGCCGTCCTTCTAGATAAACCGATTGTACTCCATGCCATTTATGAGGATGCTGATTCTGTGTGTGATCTACTGGAGAAACATAACGTGAAGAAAGCTCATTTTCACTGGTTTAAAGGATCTGATCAGACTGTGGATCGTATGATAAAAAACGGTTATTCGATTTCAGTTACACCTGATTGTTTATATGAAAAAGAAATTCACCGAATGATTGAACAATATCCAGTGAACCAGTTAATGGTTGAAACAGATGGACCTTGGCCATTTGAAGAGAGGTTTAAGGGATCCCTTACACACCCATGGATGATTCACGAATCTATTGCGAAAATCGCTGAATTAGAGAAAATGAGTGTGAATGATGTTTATGGAGTCTTGTTAGAAAATACGAAGAGGTTTTATGAGATTTAAATATTTGGAAAGAACTCGCCGGAGCGAGTTCTTTTTTGTTTTTATTGTGATTTGAGCTGTTCTGCAGAGGTATGAGTGATCCACAAATTTAATGAGTGCTGCTGCCGAGATTTGAGTGATGATCGGGATATTTGAGCGGTCTTGCATCGTTTTGAGCGACACACCTCCGATATGAGCGGTCCCGTTAATATATGATCGGTTCTTATTTTTTCAACTCAATCTCCTCACGAACCCTCTGCACAAATTCCTCAAGCCCTATTTGCTGAGAGCTTTCTTTTCCATACTCCCTGACATTAACTGCACCTTGCTCCCTTTCTTGATCACCAACGACCAAAATATAAGGTATCTTTTTCATTTGCGCCTCTCTAATTTTGTAACCCATTTTTTCTTCGCGTAAATCTACATCCACTCGCACATCCTCTTTCTTCAATTGATCCACAATCTCTAGCGCGTAAGATGAATGAACCTGATTTGATACGGGAATAATCTTAGCTTGCACAGGCGCTAACCATGTTGGAAATGCACCGCCGAAGTGTTCAATAAGAATCCCTAAGAAACGATCGATAGAACCAAATACAGCCCTGTGAATAACAACTGGACGAACTTTTTCATTATTTTCATCAATGTAGTTGAGGTCAAATTTCTCTGGCATTTGGAAGTCTAACTGAATTGTTCCACATTGGTGACTGCGATTTAATGCATCTTTAATATGGAAATCAATTTTTGGTCCATAGAATGCACCATCTCCTTCATTGATACGATAATCAAACTCTAAAGCCTGAAGTACATTTTTTAAAGCTCCTTCTGCTTGATCCCATAATTCGTCGCTACCCATTGCTTTCTCTGGACGAGTTGATAGCTCAAGCTCGTATTCAAACCCCATCACCTTATAGACATGATCAATCAACTCAACAGCTGTCTTGATTTCCCCTTCAATTTGCTGAGGTGTAGCAAATATATGAGCATCATCCTGGCAAAATGAACGTACACGAAGTAAACCGTTTAAAGCTCCACTATATTCATGACGATGCACCTGTCCGAACTCAGCCATGCGAAGAGGAAGATCTCTGTAGGAATGAAGCTGATCATTGTACATGAGCATGTGCCCAGGGCAATTCATCGGCTTTAACGCAAAGCTTGCATGGTCCACATCTGAAAAGTACATGTTTTCTTTATAATGATCCCAGTGTCCAGATTGTTCCCATAGACGTTGATTCATTAGTTGAGGAGTACGTACTTCCTGATAATCGTAATACTTATGAAGATCACGAATAAAAAACTCAAGTTCATTTCGTAAAACCTGACCATTTGGCTTATAAAATGGCATCCCTGGAGCTTCCTCCGAAAACATAAATAGCTCTAATTCTTTACCTAGCTTTCGATGGTTTCTTTTAGCCGCTTCATCGAGAAACTTTAAATAATCGTTTAGCTCAGTTTGTGAAGGAAATGCTACCCCGTAAATGCGCTGGAGCATTTTATTTTTGCTGTCGCCCTTCCAATAAGCACCCGCTACACTCATTAATTTAAAGGATTTAATTAAGCCAGTAGAAGGAAGATGCGGACCTCGGCATAGATCTAGAAATTCTCCTTGTTGATAAACTGTTATAGGAGCACCTTCAGGTAAGTCTTTTAAAATCTCTATCTTTAGTGCATCACCTTCTAATAGTGATTGCGCTTCCTCACGGGACACTTCTTTACGTTCCACAATCAGATTTTCTTGAATGATCTTGTTCATTTCTTTTTCAATTTTCGGGAGGTCTTCCTCTGAGATACTTTCTGCCAGATCCATATCATAGTAAAAGCCATTCTCTATAACAGGCCCAACCCCTAGCTGCACACCTCCATATAATCGTTTAACTGCTTGCGCCATCACATGTGCTGATGTATGACGAAGAAGTTCTTTACCCTCATCAGAATCAGCTTGTAGCAACTCTACCGCTGCATCGTTTTCAATTGGTCTTCTAAAATCATAGAGCTCCCCATTCACTTTTCCAGCAACCGATTTTTTTCTTAAACTTGGACTGATTGATTGTGCTATCTTCTCTAGTGTAATCCCTTTTTGATACGCTTTCTGATTTCCATCCGGAAACACAATTTTAATGTCATTCATGTTCACCACTCCTATTTTGATAATAAAAAAGCACGTATTCATCCCCAAGAAAGGGACGAGTACGTGCTAACCCGTGGTTCCACCCAATTTTTCATCAAAATATGATGACTCATGTAGCCTGTAACGTGGCTTAATCCGGTACAGGATACTGGTTTTCCCCTGTACAGCTCAAAGGTGGTAAGTCTCTTTTCTGCGTTAGGAAGCTCTCAGCACCCTTCCATCTCTGGAAACCGTAAAAAGAAACTGTTGTCCTTATCAAAGCTTACATATATCCATTAAAAAACACGCAATCATCCCTAACTAAGGGACGAGTGCGTGTTATACCCGTGGTTCCACCCAATTTTTCATCCGTACTTGGATGACTCATTGAAGCCGTAACGTAGCCATACGATACTGGTTTTTCAATTCCCCAGTATAGCTCAAAGGTGGTAAATGACTCTCCTGCGTTGGGAAGTTCTCAGCAATTCTCCCCTCTCTGGAAACCGTTTAGAGTCATTCATGTCCTTTTCATTGCTTTCGTCTTTAAATATTATGAAATATCATATACCAGAATATTCTGGAAGTCAATAAGGGTTCATGAATTATTTTGAAAGGTCCACAATGGTGCGTCCGCGAACCTTACTTTGTAAAATATCCTGCAAGGTTTGAGGAAGTTCTTCTAACGATACTTCTTGTTCGATGGAATTTAATACTTCAGGTTTTAAATCATTAGCTATACGATCCCACACTTCGCGACGAGTATTCATTGGACAATATACCGAATCAATCCCCAATAAATCGACTCCTCGTAAAATAAAAGGCATAACCGTAGTTGGCACTTCAACACCAGCTGTTAAGCCACTAACAGCAACAGATCCGCCATATTTTAGTGACCCTAAAACAGATGCTAGAGGCTTGCCACCTACAGGATCTACAGCTGCAGACCATCTTTGAGATTGAAGAGGTCTCATTTTTTCTGGAGTTACATCCTCACGACTAAGAACTTCTTGCGCTCCAATTGACTGTAAATATTCACTCTCAGAATCTTTTCCTGTAGCTGCAACAACCTGATATCCTCGCTTAGCAAGCATGGCCACAGCCATACTACCTACACCACCTGTTGCCCCTTGAACAAGCACAGGACCATCTTCAGGTGCTAATCCGTTTTGCTCCAAACGATGAACAGATAGAGCAGCAGTAAATCCTGCTGTTCCAAAAACCATAGCCTCTTTTAATGTCAGCCCATCTGGAAGAGGAACAATCCAGTCAGCTTTTACTCGAGCATATTCACTAAAACCACCATCATGTGCAACACCTAGTTCATAACTTGTTACAATTACTTCATCGCCTTCTTGAAAACGACCGTCATTGGAATCAACCACTGTTCCTGATAAATCAATACCAGGAACAATTGGATAGTCTTGTACAACTTTTGATTTTGGTATAGTAGCTAATCCATCCTTATAATTCACACTTGAATAAGCTACCTTTATCGTTACATCTCCTTGAGGTAAATCCTCTAAGTTACGTTCTATCAGTTTCGTTTTCACTTGATCTTCTTCTTTAATTGCTTGTAATGCACGAAATGTCAAAATGCATTCTCCCTTCGTGAATCTTTCCATATTCACGTTAAAGGTATAGGATTCATCCACTTAAATGCAATGAATTTGTTCGGAGTGTCTCCTTAACAATGAAAACTAAGGTAATAATACTAGTATAAGCTAGTTTTTTCCCATTAGCCCCTAAAAAATAAAAAGGGCAACCCTAACTAAGTGGGTTGCAGCTACCTCAAAATATGTGTCAAAACCATCATCGTAATGAATCCAATAATAAAAGAAAATGTCGATACTCTTTCATTGCCATCACCATGACTTTCAGGTATCAACTCTTTATACACAATAAACAACATTGCTCCAGCCGAAAAAGCAAGGCCATACGGAACGACTCCACTGAAGGCATCACCAAAATACACACCAATGATTCCTGATATAAACTCTACAACTCCTGTGAGTGTTGCATAAAAGAGAGTCTTCCATCGATTTACCTGTTGAAGAATTAAAAATAAGGCAACCAAAAAGCCTTCAGGAACATTTTGTAATCCTATAGCAAATGATACGATAGGTCCTAAGTCTTTATACTCGCTAGCGAAACTCATTCCTACTGAAAGCCCTTCAGGAAGGTTATGCAATGACATCGCAATGATAAAAAGAAATATACTAGCCTGTTTGTGATCTTGATTTGTATGTTCAAGATCTTGGTGGGGAACAAAGACCTCAAGAAGCATGAGGGTGAACGTCCCAATTAATATGCCTATAACCAATACTGGCAAATTGGAGAGTTTTAAGGCAGATGGGATTAGCCCATAAGTTGAAGCTGCTACCATGATACCAGCAGTAAATGCTAACAGAATATCTTTTCCTCTATGAGATAAATCCTTGATTAGTAAAACAGGCAGTGCTCCAAGGCTTGTACATAAAGACGTAATAAAAATAAAGCCAATATATGTATAATCCATATAGTCCTCCTCTATGTATAACTACTTATACATATGAGGACAAACCTTAGAGCATTCATTTTCTTCCTTCATAACAGCTCCTCAACATCGAATTAATGTCCAGATCCACCTTTTTCATCAAAGCTACCGATAAATGTGACCACAGGTGGATGAGCATCTGAATATTCATATTCAATATCGTAGTGATCTCCCTCATGAATAAGATTCCATGTATTATGGTCCTCAATTTTCAATGCTCTACCTTCGGCAAAAATGTAATAATTCGTTTTATGATTAATCTCTTTTTTATATTTTTCTGTTACCTCGCCATCTTTAATTTTTTCATGGTGAACAATTTTCGTTTGAAGATAAAAGCTCACCATAACAATAATGACAATGGATAAGATCGTCCATAAAGCTTTTTTCACGATACATTCCTCCGTGTTGTTGATAGTAATTCAAGTTTTAGTCTATTGGAATCACGAATTAAAATCAACATGAAAAGGGTCAGCTCACCTTATTGAGCTGACCTTTTTTTCTTAAAGCAACAAATAGGCTATTGGAATTACAATCACTAGTGTTAATATTGTTCGTTCAATCCATATCACTAGCAATTTCGGTATTGAAATCGGTATATCTGTTGATAGAATACAAGGAATTAACGCAGAGAAAAATAAAATTGCTGAAACCGATAGGACTCCGACAATAAACTTCGATACCATAGCCGCTTCAGTAACAAGAAGAGCTGGTAGAAACATTTCTGCAATTTCAAGGGCTGATGCTTTTGCTACCAACATTGCATCCGGTACTTGAAATAAGGCTGTAATAGGGTAAAAGATCAAACCTAGTATATCGAAAATAGGTGTGAATTCAGCAAGAACAAGCCCTAATAAACCGACAGACATAATAGAAGGTAAAATTGCCATTGTCATGATAAATCCATCTCGAAAATTATCTTTTACATTCTTAGCTAAACTTGGAGAATGGTCTGCTGCTATCATAGCTTCATTCCATGCAGCTTTAAATCGATTTATTGTAGGCTTTTCTTCTGGTTTCCCTTCTTCAGTATAGTACTCCTCACTTAAAGAGCGAATCGGCCATATACGGACCGTTATAGCTGTAACTAAAAATGTTACGCCTAATGTGACCCAGAAGTACGTATTCCAAATCTCCATTAGTCCTAGCGTTTTAGCCACAACAATCATAAAAGTTGCCGAAACGGTTGAAAATCCTGTGGCAATAATCGTTGCTTCTTTTAACGTGTACTTTCCTTCTTTATAGACACGATTTGTTATTAACAATCCAATTGAATAACTACCCACAAATGAGGCAACGGCATCAATTGCTGATCTTCCTGGTGTCTTCCAAATAGGTCGCATAACTGGCTGCAAAATGACTCCAATAAACTCTAATAAACCGTAACCTACAATTAAAGCTAAGAATACCGCTCCAATTGGTACTAATATCCCTACAGGAATAACGAGCTTTTCAAATAAAAATGGTCCCATATTGGACGCCATTAACCAAGCTGGTCCAACATTAAATAAAATGAGTGTGGCTACAAAGAAACCTAAAATCTTAAATATCGAAAGGACTACCTCAACATTACTCTTATTCCAGGCTTTCGTAATGAATGGGTAGAGAGCCCCTAAAAGAATCACAAAAAGTGCATAATATGGAACAACTTCAGGTAATGTATTCTGGATTGCAGTTACGATATGGTCTAGGGGAATAGTAGTACTGCCTCGTAGTGTTATAGGAATAAAAAACATAAAAATACCTATTAAACTAAACACAAAAAACTTCAACATGTTTTTAGGTGACGCCATTCTTATATCTGTTTGGGTGTTTGTATCTAAATTTGAATCACCCATGTACACTCCCTCCTTTTTTTTATCAAAATATTCCGAAATTTACTCACAAAAAAATTCTGTACTATTCCTCCCTCCTGTCCTACTAAAATACTGTTCAAAAACCAGAAACATGACCTCTTTTACAAAAACTTTTCTATACATTTACTACCATTTCCTTCTCGAGATCAAAATCCTTTTACATCTGACTAATAGACTCTCCTAAGAAGGAATTTCATTACTATAATAGAATGTAAGAGAACAAGAGATGTTTCACGAAATTGATATAGAGGAAATACAAAAGAGAGGAAGTTAAAAAATGAACATGAATTATGACAATACATTGCTAAAAGCACTTGGTATGGAGGAAGTATCCTTAGATAAGGACCGCGTTGTACTATCAATGCCTGTTGATGAGAGGACTCACCAACCATTGGGTTACTTGCATGGTGGAGCTAGTGTTGCTTTGGCTGAGACTGCTGCTAGTATCGGATCTATTTTAAATGTAGATATGGAACAATATAAGGTGTTTGGGCTTGAAATTAATGCAAATCATCTTAAAAGCAAGCAAAGTGGTACAGTTTATGGGATTGCAACACCTGTTCACATTGGCAAAAGCACGATGGTCTGGGAAATACGCATTGAGGATGA is a window encoding:
- a CDS encoding TatD family hydrolase is translated as MKHRIIDAHIHLDMYGLEDQEKILQDLDYENVEALIAVSNHIESARRNLELAHLDQRVKPAIGWHPEQPLPSDDEADELLKMLEVHKDQIVAVGEVGLPYYMRKEHGGIELKPYLELLETFVKKAVLLDKPIVLHAIYEDADSVCDLLEKHNVKKAHFHWFKGSDQTVDRMIKNGYSISVTPDCLYEKEIHRMIEQYPVNQLMVETDGPWPFEERFKGSLTHPWMIHESIAKIAELEKMSVNDVYGVLLENTKRFYEI
- the thrS gene encoding threonine--tRNA ligase; amino-acid sequence: MNDIKIVFPDGNQKAYQKGITLEKIAQSISPSLRKKSVAGKVNGELYDFRRPIENDAAVELLQADSDEGKELLRHTSAHVMAQAVKRLYGGVQLGVGPVIENGFYYDMDLAESISEEDLPKIEKEMNKIIQENLIVERKEVSREEAQSLLEGDALKIEILKDLPEGAPITVYQQGEFLDLCRGPHLPSTGLIKSFKLMSVAGAYWKGDSKNKMLQRIYGVAFPSQTELNDYLKFLDEAAKRNHRKLGKELELFMFSEEAPGMPFYKPNGQVLRNELEFFIRDLHKYYDYQEVRTPQLMNQRLWEQSGHWDHYKENMYFSDVDHASFALKPMNCPGHMLMYNDQLHSYRDLPLRMAEFGQVHRHEYSGALNGLLRVRSFCQDDAHIFATPQQIEGEIKTAVELIDHVYKVMGFEYELELSTRPEKAMGSDELWDQAEGALKNVLQALEFDYRINEGDGAFYGPKIDFHIKDALNRSHQCGTIQLDFQMPEKFDLNYIDENNEKVRPVVIHRAVFGSIDRFLGILIEHFGGAFPTWLAPVQAKIIPVSNQVHSSYALEIVDQLKKEDVRVDVDLREEKMGYKIREAQMKKIPYILVVGDQEREQGAVNVREYGKESSQQIGLEEFVQRVREEIELKK
- a CDS encoding acryloyl-CoA reductase is translated as MLTFRALQAIKEEDQVKTKLIERNLEDLPQGDVTIKVAYSSVNYKDGLATIPKSKVVQDYPIVPGIDLSGTVVDSNDGRFQEGDEVIVTSYELGVAHDGGFSEYARVKADWIVPLPDGLTLKEAMVFGTAGFTAALSVHRLEQNGLAPEDGPVLVQGATGGVGSMAVAMLAKRGYQVVAATGKDSESEYLQSIGAQEVLSREDVTPEKMRPLQSQRWSAAVDPVGGKPLASVLGSLKYGGSVAVSGLTAGVEVPTTVMPFILRGVDLLGIDSVYCPMNTRREVWDRIANDLKPEVLNSIEQEVSLEELPQTLQDILQSKVRGRTIVDLSK
- a CDS encoding ZIP family metal transporter, giving the protein MDYTYIGFIFITSLCTSLGALPVLLIKDLSHRGKDILLAFTAGIMVAASTYGLIPSALKLSNLPVLVIGILIGTFTLMLLEVFVPHQDLEHTNQDHKQASIFLFIIAMSLHNLPEGLSVGMSFASEYKDLGPIVSFAIGLQNVPEGFLVALFLILQQVNRWKTLFYATLTGVVEFISGIIGVYFGDAFSGVVPYGLAFSAGAMLFIVYKELIPESHGDGNERVSTFSFIIGFITMMVLTHILR
- a CDS encoding YjiH family protein, with translation MGDSNLDTNTQTDIRMASPKNMLKFFVFSLIGIFMFFIPITLRGSTTIPLDHIVTAIQNTLPEVVPYYALFVILLGALYPFITKAWNKSNVEVVLSIFKILGFFVATLILFNVGPAWLMASNMGPFLFEKLVIPVGILVPIGAVFLALIVGYGLLEFIGVILQPVMRPIWKTPGRSAIDAVASFVGSYSIGLLITNRVYKEGKYTLKEATIIATGFSTVSATFMIVVAKTLGLMEIWNTYFWVTLGVTFLVTAITVRIWPIRSLSEEYYTEEGKPEEKPTINRFKAAWNEAMIAADHSPSLAKNVKDNFRDGFIMTMAILPSIMSVGLLGLVLAEFTPIFDILGLIFYPITALFQVPDAMLVAKASALEIAEMFLPALLVTEAAMVSKFIVGVLSVSAILFFSALIPCILSTDIPISIPKLLVIWIERTILTLVIVIPIAYLLL
- a CDS encoding hotdog fold thioesterase; the protein is MNYDNTLLKALGMEEVSLDKDRVVLSMPVDERTHQPLGYLHGGASVALAETAASIGSILNVDMEQYKVFGLEINANHLKSKQSGTVYGIATPVHIGKSTMVWEIRIEDEEKELICLSRCTVGVVPKG